Within Wyeomyia smithii strain HCP4-BCI-WySm-NY-G18 chromosome 2, ASM2978416v1, whole genome shotgun sequence, the genomic segment TGCAAGCGATTGTCATGCATGATGACGACATGAAGGAGATCAATCCACCGATAAATGCTTCCGACACGGAAGGAAGTGGTCACGAAAGTGGAGAACCTAGCGGACAGTcgaaaaaacgaacgaaaacTACTGAATATGGCAGCAGACTAAATGAAGCGATAAATACGATTATCAACGGTGGAGCCAGCTTCCGAACGGCCTCTATTCAGTTTGGCATTCCTAAAACGGTTCTTTGGCGAAAAGCCGTCAAAGCACCAAACTATAAAGCCGAACGCTGTGAGTTGCCATCGCCAAGAAAGGAAGCAATTGAAGCGTTAAAATCAGGTGAAAAGCTACTAAACATCAGTAAAAGATTGGACATACCGCTATCCACGCTGCATCGGGATAAATTGAAACTGTACAGTGAAGGTACCCTACCAGAGAACGTTTTGTTGAAACAACGAGACAAAGGCTCGGATTTTAAGGAACGTGTCCTAGAGGCAGCACAGCAGTGTGTGGCAGGCTACATGTCACAGTCGGAAGCATCCAAACTCTACAAGCTACCGAAAACAACTATTTGGCGAAAAATAAGAGCATTGAAAAGTGAGAATAACAAAGCTAAGGATGAAACACCCTCGGTGTCCGCAAATTCTGTTGAAGAAGGTCTAAAATCAGAAATGATTGAAATGTTAGAAGACAACGATGATGGCACCGTGGGGATGGAGGAACACCTGGAACCAGATTATGTCGTTTtagtgtaaaaaaaaatgattccgaATATAGAAAATATATCGTTAATAAGATATTGGTTAAAACGCACTGGTTTAATTACATTTTAACAACCTTTATTCGGCCTTTCAAAATTGTAGCAGATGCCGCAACTATGCCTACTTCTTTTCTCCTGTGTCTGTTGGAACGTCTTCGGTAGCCGGATTGGTATCGCGGAAATTCGGAAACTGTTCCCATGGTGCAGAAAGATCAAACTTACGGAATTCTTGGGCTAATTCCAGCGGTTCACAAACAACTCGTTTCTTCTCGTCATCGTAGCGCAGCTCGACATATCCGGTCAGCGGAAAGTCACGACGTTGAGGATGCCCTTCAAACCCATAATCGGTTAAGATTCGACGCAAATCGGGATGATTAGCAAAGAATACTCCATACATGTCCCAAACTTCGCGTTCATACCAGTTGGCTGCCTTGAATACCTCGTTGCATGAATCAATTGGAGTTAACTCATCCGTGTAGGTTTTGACGCGAACACGAGAATTATAACGTAGCGACAAAATGTTATAGATGACTTCGAAACGATATTGCCGACTCGGAACGTCCATTCCGGCGATATCGACAAGATTGGCAAATTGCGCTAGATGATTGTCTTTCAGAAACTGGAGCACCGGTACAACACCCTCCGGTGCAATCAATatctcaagctcatcaccggcCGTCAGTTGTACCTTTTGAACGTATTTCGGCAAGCATTCGGCAACGTATTTTCCGAAGTCAGTCAGTTCGGAACGTGCCACCAAATCCGGTTTGCGAACCGTCGCTGTAAATAGCTGAAATTATTCACATATACAGAGTGGAACGTCACACTTACGCCTTGTTTCGACAACTGTTTCTGATTTGTAGCGAACCGTTGGAAGTACTGTCGGACGAATGAATCCTGCAAGTAATTTTACAAAAAGCACCAGTGTGTCTAAGTTTACACTTCATCACAACGATTCTAAAGTAACTTTTCTACATCAGGAGAATACTTACCATTCCGTGCAATTGATGACAGCGACCGCAGTAACGATGCCATACTGCTACCGATAGCAACAAAATGAGAAAATCTGGATTTTACAGATATCAATTATTTTTCTAAACTATCATACATTTATGTAATCCGAAATTTGACAGCTGTACAAAAATATGATGATAGTGATGCCAGAAGTTTTGACATAGAGGTtgagtttttttaaaattatccaacctacactcaaaaaaaatattacctaGCGAACACGTGAAAACGACGTGAATTTATGTAAATCTGCATTGATCTGCAATTGGGTCCCAAAATTTTTAACGGTttcctgatttttatatatcagctgaaagaatGAAATTTTCTGAgcgaaacgtgatttttaaaaaatgtttatcgtttttcttCGACTTTTAAATGAAGactaaaaaactgctcgaaatgccttaaacgacagttctctcatataccgtacatgggcgaaacgtcatataagacctttcgagcagttttttttattcttcatttaaaaatcgaaggaaaacgataaacatttttttagaatcacgttttgctcagaaaaagctgctgtttcaaatgatatataattttAGGTAAACACTTGTTTGGAGTTCGCCCATGCacggtatatgggagaactgtcattcaaggcatttcgagcagtatttatttttcatttagaaatcgaaggacaacgatgaacatttttttttaaatcacgttttgctcagctgataaataatcagaaaaccgtgtaaaactttaggaccaaGTTCGTGATTTGAAAACCGCAAGACAAcgatataaaattattaaaaatcaaGTTTTACTTAGAAAACAGCACTTTCAAATGGTATGTAAAAACTGGTAtatacttagaaaatgcagatctttcagatgatataaaaactgatatagctaaacaactatGGTGAAAGTATACAAAATTAAACAAACCTAAAATTTAACACTATCGCGGTTTTGTGATGCGCTGTATTGTTCCCCAGGGCTTCCACCGTCACCGCAAGTTATATGCgaatcgaatgaaaaagttagttaaCATTgagctttgagaagagatctggcagcTCTGACATGCGAAACCTAAttgccaaattggcggttttttATCGCTTCATATTGGTAACTTCGGGTGATGCAGTCTAaagccctagagttaaagtttggacgactgtcactgaaaagctccgatcgaactgtcaaaactgttaCTCGGGTTGATATCTTCAAAACGCCAAACTTacgccacagacaaacagacgtaccacgagatTTATTTCCGTCGatcacacttaaaatttttgccgggtctcggtaatttattgccgagaacggcaccactgagggCTCGGTTAAGCAAAAAATGACaggtggtgccgttctcggcaataaattaccgagacccggcagaaaattttaagtgtgatcaaaataacggtcatttcaaatgagttttagttatgcggaatattcccgccgcaaCGGTGGTGGCGCTAATGTGCCTTTtcctttgaactcagttgacagtatttgagcaccgtgctgccaaaattagcagaaaagctgaaagtttatcttttgcggaatatgtccagtatgtgtcgcacaagttagtcggaaccacaatttccttagaattttgtatgcagtggtacgtctgtttgtctgtgcttacGCTGCAAAGACGTGTCGTTtctgttattaaaaaaattctccGGTAATTCACAAAACTCAAGCCATTTTCGGCGATGATTTTTATTAGTGTGGAATCGAAAATAGCtaatgttttcaaaattttgtgatgttagatttgaacaaaataaaaaacagcaCTTCATTTTTCCACTACTATATGTagcaaaacaaactgaaacaaaaaactatgaaactgaaaatacgAGTAGTCATGTAATGactttaattttttgcaatgttgctagttctttgaaattttagaatggctgccagatcgacggaaattcagttggccaaactttaactctaggccttTAATGCAGTCTTGTTCTTAATTAAATATAATTAGAACGATTAGAAACGAAGTTGAaagcagggataccagatgtgcagttttgtctgcaaaacgcagatttttagaatcCACGTTCAGATTTATATTTATtcgcatttgcagatttttatcAAAGTCTGCTTATATTTGTGCAGACTTTCTTGAAATGTACGCAGATATTTGCAAACTTTTGACTGCGcgagtaaatttttttcgaatcatGGATagatattttttcagatttaaagcagattttttcggtttttcgcaCAGAGATGGCAGCGCTGTCAGCTACCacacatttgacgcgttaccaacatcactggcactggcacccgaaaaatggtcagtttacccttatcttatgttgCTTCGGGCAAACTGACCAAATGTTGACTATAGTTGTTGACAGCATATcgaataattttgaaatatttcgcaaGATTTTTGTATGtaatgtgatattctaagtgatattttgCACAATAGTTGTGCCCCAAAACATATAGAAGCAAATTGTGACGGCATAAAAAGAAGGTTTGTGATGggcggtacagaaatagatgttcgtaatgcttgaaggctaccataccaatcccttggtttttcgagcagttacaacgtttttttttacatctggcatctctggttgaTAGTGtctaacaaaatataaacaaggGAAAAGATAGAAGACTTCGTGTAATTTTTAAAGTGAATTTCGAAATTTAACTgctataataaataaatataattacaTCCGACAGAAAGAAGAGATTATGTTGTGTGTTGTGCCTGGTTGCGGTGCATCGAATCAAGAGTATTTAGTGGAGTTTCCGCGTAACAAAAGATTATCGAAGCGATGGAAAGAGGCTATCGAACTCGGTACCGGGTGTCAGTTACCGACGAGCGATGTTTTCGTTCATCAAAATCAACAGCTTTGTTTGTCCCATTTCTCCGGGGATGACCATCCTGGCTCGATTAACTACCAGGAACCAAGCAACTTCAAAAATTCGTGAGTAATGTTTGGCATTGGGTTGTAATTCTTTTTATAGCTGCATCTATTTTAGAAATGGAGATTTGGTGCAAGTGTCGAGTTGTCGactatgtttaaaatttgattttcgaTCAAAAATGTACCCAAAGGTTGGCAAAATGGAACACGTTTCCTTGAGCAGCACGATACGGGCAGTAATGAAAATTTCCCTAGCTCCAGATGATTTTCTTACCGAAATCTGCGAATGCTGTTTGATTAAAGTAGATGTCCTGAAATCATGGGCAAAAGAAACATTACAGCAAGAGATGGATTTTCGTGAATTGATGAATCTAGCGCGCAGCGAGCTGTCACACGCTGATGTGTCAATAAAAGTTGAAACCGTTTTACTGGAAGCAAAGGAAGAACCAGTTGAAGATGAATCAATAACCGCGGAGGATCCGCCGATTTCAGTTTGTCCTCCAGATGTTCAATTTGATAAAAACCCGAAGAAGGTTGAAAGTACTGACACGATTACAGTAGATGAGATAAAAGTATCTTCCGATGAAGATGATCAACCTCTGGCAAGATTGGCTAGAAAACGAAAAGATGTTTCGACTAGAAGACGAAAACAAGTTTTTCCATCTGAACGAAAAAAACGTGGAAGGAAACCTAAATCTAAGTCAGAAACTATGACTAAAAGAAAGGAGACGCGCCCTCGTGAGGCTGCTTCTCCAAAGCCACCTCGACAGGAGTATCTTCGCCATATTCTAGCCAAGAAGTGTTATATTTGTAATGTTTCGTTGGAAGACACGGATGAGTTGATTGCTCATCTCACCGCTATGCATGCTGGAAAAATAGATTACAAGTGCGACGATTGCAATAAGACGTTCGGCAAAGTAACAATCTACAATCGTCATCTTAGCTGTCATGACATTACCATACGACCTAGAAAGTGTCAATTTTGTTCCTTGTGTTTTAGCGCTAAAGAAAGcctaaaaattcatgaaaatcgaGAACATGGAGCCAACCATACACTTCCGAAGCGCTACAATCGACGACACAAAATCTTTCAATGTGAATCCtgtggaaaaatttttcttaccgATTCTCTGTTAAAGCAGCATGATCTATTTGTACACAAAAAAATGCCAGCTGCCAGTTGCAAGCTGTGCGGTAAAACTTTCGTTACTAAAGCAAATCTTGAAAAGCATTACATCGTGCATTCAAATGAGCGTCCGTACAAATGCGATAAATGTGAGGCTTCTTTCAAAACTTCAACGGCTCTGACAAAACACTCTCTACTACATGAAAATGTTCTGCCTTACGAATGTCGGCACTGTGAGGAACGTTTCCTTACGCAAGCCTTGTATGCGAAACACCGTCAGTTGAATCATAAGAATCAGCCGAAAGTTCCTCGTTCTATTCCTTGTGGTATCTGTCAAGAGGTTTTTTCTCGTTCGGCTGATTTGAAAAATCACATAGCTGAAGCTCATCCGGGTCAGGAGTATCCGTACTACAGTTGCCCAGAATGCCCGCAGAGGTTTCTAGAACGCGACCAGTTGGAACTTCATGCTAACATACACACCGATCGATTCGTATGCGAAGTATGTGACAAGCCGCATTGTTCTGTAGCTCAATTAAAAGATCACATGGAATCACACAACCCGTCACAACCCTGGCAGTGCACCATATGTTTGAGGAGATTTAGTCTGCAGTCGAACTACTCGCGTCATCGGTTGATCCATCAGGATGAGAAGCGCTTCAAATGCGACTTTTGCGACAAGGGATTCTCTCAAAAGGGACAATTAATGAACCATCGAAGGACACACACCGGCGAACGCCCGTTTACATGCCCTGCATGTGGAAAAAGTTTCGGAGATCGACCGACATTTTACAAGCACCGGAAAAGATGCATGGAAAAAGAATCGCAGCCAAACAAACGTTCCATATCGGCTACCATTGATGGCGAGGACTGCGAGTTTTAAGTGATGACTGAAGTACAGATATTTAATTATTGCTAGATACCAGCAATGTTTAATAAGTATAAATGTAATATAATAATTGCAAAGCTGTCGTTTCATTTCTTTCAAGCGAGCAAAATAATAGACCCGTTTTCCTGGcgtttaaaattttcatgtttaaTATGTAGGAATCAGCCTAAACAGTTCTGTTGTGAAATTATGTTTAAGTATACTTTATTGTAAGTCATATCCCTTAAGTTAATCTGTTGCCATATATCAAGTCTAGAAACGTTAGTAATACATAATGATAGTTTCAACTCGAATTTTCGTTCCACTTGAATTGTAGACCGCATTCGTTACCAATTCGTTTActacatttatttgctattccATGCATAATATACGAGATGTCGTAAAATGATTGTGGATAGttccctttaaaaaaaatagtaggagggtggtattcaagacacgaccgcatgacgttgactaacgtattcttatattccattaacacaaatagtagagggaaagcttctattacaaaacttcgaggcaccaaaaggtaccagttgctggttattcttgtttactggttagtacATCCAGAAATCCagacattttagtattttgcagtagccatgtactactaacagccaccagcattacgagtgaaaccggcacgagatgaccggtactattttgtctttcctcctttcagctgttaacacctagcgtccgtatgtaaccggtacggtttagtaatgaaactgatggggttgatcgattgatttcttttgaagggactctaaccccaaacggtcattcgtccctctgCTTTGCTTGAGAAGAAACAGTCGCTTGTATAGCCCaaagacatacgctggatgatggttagggtgccaatgaaaatggtcattttgagaaaccctatacaaaatgttcacctacccgaaaaaacaccctgtgcaaaatttaagctcaatccaACTttaaatggggtggcgcaaagcgattgaattttggtctttaaaaatccaaaaattaacCCAACGGAGTGGGGtgcatgaaatttcggttttcgagatTTTTTCTGGTCCCAGATGGCtccaaaatgcatgaaacgtccaGATCTGGTATCATCTAAAGAAAAAATCTCGATTTTGgtgatttttagaatttttcaaggTCAAACTTCGATCGTTTTGCGCCACCCCGTGTTTAGTCCGatcgagctaaaattttgcatggggtgttttttcgggtggataaacattttttgtagggtttttctttaaattttatagtttcttttttcttcatataagtgattggcaccctaatgatggtggcttctcaaaccacctggcggtgccggTGGCAgtgccacacgcgctataaacatgcacacacgcgctacagacatgcatacacgccataaacatacacacacgctatatagcaagccacacaccttatatattagggacacacgctacagatattcacacacgttatgtgcacacaccctatatatacatacgctggatgatggtggcatctCAAATCACCTGgtggtgcgagtctctttcagtttcggattgtattcacccaacgatatctgaatcggattaccgctggtggggtccaactcagatcgatgggaagccgaactgaaagaggcaggaactgcagctaaccactaccaccgccgctgttgcccgctgctgatccacttcgcctactgccatcggtgttgatgtccgctgctgctgcctgctgctagtaaactgttttGCTTGGGGataaacagtctcttatatagcccaaagacatacgctggatgatggtggcttctaaAACCACCTGGCGGCAGccatagagctttctacgccagatctcaccaatacaggcttagcATGTAtccaaataaaatcgatttgttttcaaccaaaaaatcagctgatattcaatttcgaaaaatattgcacttatgaatcctagttcattagtgttacctgttttgacaaactttgttttagtggaaaaccagatggaataaaactaaaaatcggcttacaacttgaataaaagctcggggcaggaggaaattttttgttactaccagcgtgttgattatttgcaaccaaaattaaacttgtattagtgacATCGACCACTAAgactagcgcagataggaaggtctatgGTCGAAACACCGAACTGTGCTGCCCGGTTGCCACTTTTGCATCGAAACACGacacggcgtgtattgcaactgcCACCGAGTGTTAGGCCGTTGACATACTgaccagggttgccacatttatatctgtatttttctttgaaaatatctgtatatctgtatctcgggccaaaaaatctgtattaaaaatctgtttTGAGCAAACTCAGAAGGTTGGATGGAAAAAATGTTAATTGCAGATCATacctatttaaacaaattcattcttctctacttgattttgatacataatttattttctaaagttttcgttaatttaatattagCATCTCCTCCTTGGTATACAAcgtagctttcagcttttaaaattgagatcattagcttaggggccatgcaatttctggtttcaacTATATACTCAAAGTATGCGTTTTCAGCAAGCAGAAGAGTGtggatttatttaaaaaattctcacaaatgatCTGTAATGGAAACTTGACCATTCCGCCTAattggcgttgacggtgttgctgatatttgtttggtttctgtgtgcgaaaaagaaagaaggaaatatttttgcttttgtcatcacgcacattttgacaattacatacgagagttcacgtaggtgcgaacagccttcgaaatctctttcaacgcgaataaaccgaatgGTGGTCAACAGCTCACACTAAGTCGagtcatttgtttcaataaatcttccggtcaaacagtttttttcaagcgtgCGAAATTCGTTAGACAGCCCTTGTCAGTCAGTTACTGTTACGAACTTGAGGAATTGTCGCATCAAATCGTTTAAATTCTTCATTTTCACGAACGATTTAAGATTACTTAAAGCCATTTTAACAACAGGATCTGGGAAAATGCACCTCTTTGCGATTTGTTTTACGAATTTTGAATAGGAATCctgacaaatatttcgaaacgttcgTTTTCGCGCTTCGTTCAAGTCACATTCCACTACCTACTTCTTCATCGATACCTACATAATCCTGATGTTGTTtactttacaaaactttgaaaatcgtataatcgaattctacctttgaaattgatttcagttcgtcggtataacaaaaaaaaatctgtaaagtctgtatttttggcattattctgtaattctgtaatacagattctgtattgctttttcagttcaaaaatctgtaaaatacagaaaaatctgtatatgtggcatccctgatactgacgcgttctgcgttgcggagacggttcgccttgccgtgggttaatgtacagctctacttagcgctgtacattaacccacggcgaggcgaaccgtctccgcaacgcagaacgcgccagtatgtaaacggcctacacggtaagagtcgaaaacccattaatgggtattgttgtacccatttttttctgtcataggcggctgtcaaaaaaatgggtaaatttaaaaatgtgaaatgggtaaaattgtacgcattagaaagacatgttcttagaaaaaaaatgggtcatttgtttacccattaatgggtgaaaAAATACTTCACGCATCGTTTTAGTTTGCTCTGTCTATTTGTTCGCACGCGTTACTTCTacgatctgttttgtttattatttgccAACAATTGCCATGGAAGGACTTTAAAAGAGATTCGATACTGCGTCGTTCAAGAAGTTGCAAGGTAAACAGTATGTTATAAcaagtattgaattttacaatgtgcgattttttatattacacacttaatccaaaaaaagtccttcggtaattttttttacaataatccaTCGGTAAGGTGTAATAATACCGGTATTTCTGCAAAATAGCATCAAATTAACGACTGTTCTGTGAGATCTGTAAGTTTTACCAAAATTCTGTTAACTgttaccgaaatatttgcttaattttacaTTCACCGAAATTTGTATAACTTTTCACCGAACAACCTGTAAAAATGCCAAATTGTGAATGTGGTGGCCATTTTTCTCAAGACGCAATATTttctactggtgctgctgatttgttttaattgttgttgTGTGTAAATATAGGATATTTATTATTTGGAAAGTGTTAATGGATGTACGAGTCGCCaacatttttcgtaagtaatctggttaatttagtttgattcaggagccacttcgggtgctgaaaaaaaacgcctgcaaaagagattgaaactgcttaaaattaaattaaattggtaactttaactgattattgttaaaatttgcgaacttagttttacattctgaaaacaagttctgacagagaaaatgaTAGAGAACAGaatgatatacttctgtttgaattt encodes:
- the LOC129724677 gene encoding uncharacterized protein LOC129724677; this translates as MSRTNVSCVKWVDFSDHMVSTFMEVYLNALYTDVTLVLADGGQLMASRMVLSMASQFFDDIFRATFASVGFCANDLQESKIMIPDVKFNVMKNVLHFIYTGKVHMNARDMSDFFEVCKLLQLKGLDYQNGNISGVKISGSNIITPVQYDYEELQEAYVESTDGVIEESEVTVVDPGIDVSVDSAFQPPEVSKSTSIAEHTDVYYEVDVDIGVLDTNTNSQDAKPAMQAIVMHDDDMKEINPPINASDTEGSGHESGEPSGQSKKRTKTTEYGSRLNEAINTIINGGASFRTASIQFGIPKTVLWRKAVKAPNYKAERCELPSPRKEAIEALKSGEKLLNISKRLDIPLSTLHRDKLKLYSEGTLPENVLLKQRDKGSDFKERVLEAAQQCVAGYMSQSEASKLYKLPKTTIWRKIRALKSENNKAKDETPSVSANSVEEGLKSEMIEMLEDNDDGTVGMEEHLEPDYVVLV
- the LOC129724678 gene encoding NADH dehydrogenase [ubiquinone] iron-sulfur protein 3, mitochondrial; translated protein: MASLLRSLSSIARNGFIRPTVLPTVRYKSETVVETRPTVRKPDLVARSELTDFGKYVAECLPKYVQKVQLTAGDELEILIAPEGVVPVLQFLKDNHLAQFANLVDIAGMDVPSRQYRFEVIYNILSLRYNSRVRVKTYTDELTPIDSCNEVFKAANWYEREVWDMYGVFFANHPDLRRILTDYGFEGHPQRRDFPLTGYVELRYDDEKKRVVCEPLELAQEFRKFDLSAPWEQFPNFRDTNPATEDVPTDTGEKK
- the LOC129722234 gene encoding zinc finger protein 708-like yields the protein MLCVVPGCGASNQEYLVEFPRNKRLSKRWKEAIELGTGCQLPTSDVFVHQNQQLCLSHFSGDDHPGSINYQEPSNFKNSNGDLVQVSSCRLCLKFDFRSKMYPKVGKMEHVSLSSTIRAVMKISLAPDDFLTEICECCLIKVDVLKSWAKETLQQEMDFRELMNLARSELSHADVSIKVETVLLEAKEEPVEDESITAEDPPISVCPPDVQFDKNPKKVESTDTITVDEIKVSSDEDDQPLARLARKRKDVSTRRRKQVFPSERKKRGRKPKSKSETMTKRKETRPREAASPKPPRQEYLRHILAKKCYICNVSLEDTDELIAHLTAMHAGKIDYKCDDCNKTFGKVTIYNRHLSCHDITIRPRKCQFCSLCFSAKESLKIHENREHGANHTLPKRYNRRHKIFQCESCGKIFLTDSLLKQHDLFVHKKMPAASCKLCGKTFVTKANLEKHYIVHSNERPYKCDKCEASFKTSTALTKHSLLHENVLPYECRHCEERFLTQALYAKHRQLNHKNQPKVPRSIPCGICQEVFSRSADLKNHIAEAHPGQEYPYYSCPECPQRFLERDQLELHANIHTDRFVCEVCDKPHCSVAQLKDHMESHNPSQPWQCTICLRRFSLQSNYSRHRLIHQDEKRFKCDFCDKGFSQKGQLMNHRRTHTGERPFTCPACGKSFGDRPTFYKHRKRCMEKESQPNKRSISATIDGEDCEF